From Bacillota bacterium, the proteins below share one genomic window:
- a CDS encoding 4Fe-4S dicluster domain-containing protein yields MKNTVLIDTSKCTGCRGCQVACKNWNQLPAELTQFTGSYENPPTLLPYTWCRVSFNEVLEKDAVKFYFAKLQCMHCKEPVCMQVCPHNAIFRTELGTVTREWHACKGCRTCEFLCPYQVPKVGSRSNKMLKCTMCYDRIKKGLQPACVAACPSGALNFGTEQEMLGLAEKRARELKAAGANHAQIYGQGNRVIYVLLSEPANYKIEQEPLLSPDVYTPVEVLLRECEGLNK; encoded by the coding sequence ATGAAAAACACCGTCTTGATTGATACCTCCAAGTGCACGGGCTGTCGAGGCTGCCAGGTGGCGTGCAAGAACTGGAATCAGCTGCCCGCAGAATTAACGCAATTTACAGGGAGCTATGAGAACCCCCCTACCCTTTTGCCTTACACTTGGTGCCGGGTATCATTTAACGAGGTTTTGGAAAAGGATGCCGTAAAGTTTTATTTCGCAAAACTCCAGTGTATGCACTGCAAAGAACCGGTTTGCATGCAGGTCTGCCCGCATAATGCCATCTTCCGGACGGAGCTTGGTACGGTTACGCGCGAGTGGCACGCCTGCAAAGGATGCCGGACCTGCGAGTTCCTTTGCCCCTACCAGGTACCTAAAGTTGGAAGCCGGTCAAACAAAATGCTCAAGTGCACCATGTGCTACGACCGGATCAAAAAAGGGTTGCAGCCCGCTTGCGTGGCAGCCTGCCCCTCCGGAGCCTTAAACTTCGGTACGGAGCAAGAAATGCTCGGGCTGGCGGAGAAGCGGGCAAGGGAACTGAAGGCAGCCGGAGCAAATCATGCGCAAATTTACGGGCAAGGCAACCGGGTTATTTACGTACTGCTGTCTGAGCCGGCGAATTATAAAATCGAACAAGAACCCCTGCTGAGCCCGGACGTTTACACTCCTGTTGAAGTTCTCCTGAGAGAATGTGAAGGTCTCAACAAGTAG
- a CDS encoding hydrogenase small subunit, with product MELGDVLKARMITRRDFIKMVTAAAAALGLSEILPPNFAQAAAKPPVVWLHGQECTGCSESVLSGLAGPCWDQPNPVDVILDVVEIKYHETIMAAAGEVAEHALEEAIKQGGYVLVVEGSIPAADKRFLYVGGKPLEATFVDAAKNAAAILAVGACATYGGINRPTPSKGRGVDYFLQKYKINKPLINLPGCPVRPEWFFGTVIHYLTKGVPQLDRFKRPVLYFGKTVHSECPRKHHYDEGRFLFDWNDPKQADYCLFFKGCKGYVTFSDCPNLLWNDGANWCIGVNAPCSGCTEPSFYPGLSPLFKLRED from the coding sequence ATGGAGCTTGGAGATGTTCTGAAGGCGCGCATGATTACACGCCGTGATTTCATTAAGATGGTCACGGCTGCCGCAGCAGCCCTTGGTTTATCCGAAATATTGCCCCCGAATTTTGCCCAGGCAGCCGCAAAGCCCCCTGTTGTATGGCTTCATGGGCAGGAATGTACCGGCTGCAGCGAGTCTGTCCTCTCCGGTCTGGCGGGCCCCTGCTGGGACCAGCCCAACCCGGTGGACGTAATTCTTGATGTAGTCGAAATCAAATATCACGAAACAATCATGGCCGCTGCCGGTGAAGTGGCGGAGCACGCCCTCGAAGAAGCCATTAAGCAAGGCGGGTATGTACTGGTTGTCGAGGGCTCAATCCCCGCCGCCGACAAGCGTTTCCTTTATGTGGGAGGCAAACCGCTGGAGGCAACTTTTGTGGATGCCGCGAAAAATGCAGCGGCAATCCTGGCGGTTGGGGCCTGCGCCACATACGGCGGAATTAACAGGCCAACCCCGTCCAAGGGGCGTGGCGTTGACTACTTCCTGCAAAAATACAAAATCAACAAACCGCTCATTAACCTGCCCGGTTGTCCGGTGAGGCCGGAGTGGTTCTTTGGAACGGTAATCCACTACCTGACTAAGGGAGTGCCGCAGCTGGACCGGTTTAAGAGACCGGTTCTGTACTTCGGCAAGACCGTACACTCGGAATGCCCGCGCAAACACCACTATGATGAAGGCAGATTCCTGTTCGACTGGAACGATCCGAAGCAGGCCGATTACTGCCTGTTTTTCAAAGGTTGCAAGGGATATGTCACCTTTTCTGACTGCCCCAACCTGCTCTGGAACGACGGCGCTAACTGGTGCATTGGTGTCAATGCTCCTTGTTCCGGGTGTACCGAACCTTCTTTCTACCCCGGTTTAAGTCCGCTCTTCAAGCTACGGGAAGATTAG
- a CDS encoding nickel-dependent hydrogenase large subunit, giving the protein MAKIIVDPITRIEGHLGIEAEVKDGKIVNVWARSTMARGLEKMLIGKDPRDAVYVTERVCGVCVGSHGWASSLAVERAQGTQNLPELARLMRNLIVGAAWLHDKPLHFYHLSALDYLDLAALTNYNGSSPYIAKVKQLILDQQAGPLLPRYEPDEFTVRDPNLVAHCVESYVKALEMQAKAKKMSALFSGKQPHQASILPGGVTYLPDSRKIAAFRSLLDEVSEFIENTYVADVVTLGTGPLLKLATSNVGVGYQNYLSFGGFPEDGTNLNFLLPPGAIVGGKLDNSSTNPANIEKNISEDVKFGWYDPKDGGHPYNGKQNFQLDKKDAYTYSKAPRYKGEPMEVGPLARMMVAVSRNVKHNAVDTLKSLVAKGVKPGAVARHAARALEGLMVRDAMYRWLDDLEKRIAQGERTIHDTAHWDPPASGRGYGLVEAPRGGLGHWCVINNKVLENYAMVVPTTWNASPRDAKGEVGPIERALMGCPVADLKNPINIVRIVHSFDPCIACAVHLIDPESNRTIRVEM; this is encoded by the coding sequence ATGGCCAAGATCATCGTCGACCCCATTACAAGAATTGAGGGCCATTTAGGAATTGAGGCCGAGGTCAAAGACGGTAAAATCGTGAACGTCTGGGCTCGTTCTACGATGGCCAGGGGTCTGGAAAAGATGCTGATAGGAAAAGACCCGCGCGATGCGGTCTATGTTACGGAACGCGTGTGTGGCGTATGTGTAGGTTCTCACGGGTGGGCCTCCTCTCTGGCCGTAGAGCGCGCCCAGGGGACGCAAAATTTGCCTGAGCTTGCCCGGCTGATGCGAAATCTCATCGTAGGCGCCGCCTGGTTGCACGACAAGCCGCTCCATTTTTACCACCTTTCTGCGCTCGACTACCTTGACCTTGCCGCGCTGACTAACTATAACGGGTCCAGCCCCTACATTGCCAAGGTCAAACAGCTCATTCTCGATCAGCAGGCGGGTCCGCTCCTGCCCCGTTACGAACCCGACGAGTTTACGGTGCGGGACCCCAATCTGGTCGCACACTGTGTGGAAAGCTACGTGAAAGCCCTCGAAATGCAGGCAAAAGCAAAGAAAATGTCGGCGCTTTTCTCCGGAAAACAACCTCACCAGGCGAGCATTTTACCCGGCGGCGTTACCTATTTACCCGATTCCCGCAAAATTGCAGCCTTCCGGAGCCTGCTTGATGAAGTATCCGAATTTATCGAAAACACGTACGTGGCAGATGTCGTGACACTCGGAACAGGCCCCTTACTGAAACTCGCAACCTCCAACGTAGGTGTGGGTTACCAGAATTACCTCTCTTTCGGAGGCTTCCCCGAAGACGGGACAAACCTGAACTTCCTGCTTCCGCCAGGCGCAATCGTCGGCGGAAAGCTCGACAACAGCAGCACCAACCCCGCCAATATCGAAAAGAATATCAGTGAAGATGTCAAATTCGGATGGTATGACCCGAAAGACGGAGGGCACCCGTATAACGGAAAACAGAACTTCCAGCTCGACAAAAAGGATGCTTATACCTACTCCAAGGCCCCGCGTTACAAGGGAGAACCGATGGAAGTCGGGCCACTTGCCCGGATGATGGTCGCAGTCAGCCGGAACGTAAAACATAACGCCGTTGACACGTTGAAAAGCCTCGTGGCAAAAGGCGTAAAACCCGGCGCCGTGGCACGGCACGCGGCACGCGCCCTGGAGGGATTGATGGTGCGTGACGCCATGTACAGGTGGCTCGATGACCTGGAGAAGCGGATCGCTCAGGGTGAACGGACAATCCACGATACGGCGCACTGGGATCCTCCTGCTTCAGGACGCGGCTACGGATTGGTAGAAGCACCGCGCGGCGGGTTGGGACACTGGTGCGTCATCAACAACAAAGTCCTCGAAAATTACGCCATGGTAGTGCCGACTACCTGGAACGCCTCGCCGCGCGATGCAAAAGGCGAGGTGGGGCCGATCGAGCGTGCACTGATGGGATGCCCGGTTGCAGACCTGAAAAATCCCATCAACATCGTGCGCATCGTGCACTCATTCGACCCCTGTATCGCCTGTGCAGTCCACCTGATCGATCCCGAGTCGAACAGAACGATCCGGGTGGAAATGTAA
- a CDS encoding dipeptide ABC transporter ATP-binding protein: protein MLEIRNLQVSYNGLAVIREIDLVLEKGESLAIIGESGAGKTTLGLSILGLVAGRCSGEILFCGRNLLTLSEEELRPVRGRQIAMVFQNVEDALHPLYTVSQQVVEAILVHGEKDEDSASEHARQLLERFGLDAGKANSYPHQLSGGEKQRALTCIALANDPDVLILDEPTAALDAFTKAEIINLLREVTKNKATLVITHDIAVAAKLAGRLAVLYGGRILELGPTGELLGFPRHPYTRGLLRSYPNMTTTKDLQGIPGRMSHQVNGCPFHPRCTQRIAACERDVPELQEKNDRRLACHRGGIVPLLEAENIGKSFGKVKVLQGVDLTLYEGETLALVGESGSGKTTLAKTIMGLFKAEQGEVFLEGERVVKWDRGFYKRIQIIFQNPKESISHRMNVYQAVKEPLDVQGWGSEAEKLEKVRQVLNEVELPGDEDFLRKYPHHLSGGEAQRVAIARALVLDPKLLIADEPTSALDASVQAKILKLLLNLQEARGLALLLITHDLALARKVSDRMAVMLQGLIMEEGATSEIVDNPLHPYTRCLVEAAPALSGELFAGTVGCFIERPTKSEASAGGSQGCPFVRRCPGALLRCNREKPELKACSSHRVACFLVH, encoded by the coding sequence ATGCTGGAGATTAGGAATCTGCAGGTTTCTTACAACGGTCTCGCAGTGATCAGGGAAATTGATCTGGTCCTGGAAAAAGGGGAATCTCTCGCCATCATCGGGGAATCGGGCGCCGGGAAGACCACGCTGGGCCTGAGCATTTTGGGGCTTGTTGCAGGCCGCTGCAGCGGGGAGATCCTCTTTTGCGGCAGGAACCTTCTCACCCTTTCGGAGGAGGAGTTGCGGCCGGTCCGCGGCCGGCAGATTGCCATGGTCTTTCAAAACGTCGAGGACGCCCTCCACCCCCTCTACACGGTCAGCCAGCAGGTCGTGGAGGCGATTCTCGTGCATGGGGAAAAAGACGAGGACTCGGCAAGCGAACACGCCCGGCAGCTGCTGGAAAGATTCGGCTTAGACGCCGGTAAAGCCAACTCCTACCCTCACCAGCTGAGCGGGGGAGAGAAGCAGAGGGCGCTCACCTGCATCGCTCTGGCCAACGACCCGGATGTTTTAATCCTCGATGAGCCGACCGCAGCCCTCGATGCCTTTACAAAAGCCGAGATCATCAATTTGCTCAGAGAGGTCACGAAGAACAAGGCCACTCTGGTGATCACTCACGATATTGCTGTTGCGGCCAAGCTGGCCGGGAGGCTGGCGGTGCTATACGGCGGCAGGATCCTGGAGCTCGGCCCGACCGGCGAGTTGCTTGGGTTCCCCAGGCATCCTTACACGCGCGGGCTCTTGCGCTCATACCCCAACATGACCACAACTAAAGACCTGCAGGGAATACCAGGAAGGATGTCGCACCAGGTAAACGGCTGTCCTTTTCATCCGAGGTGCACCCAAAGGATTGCTGCCTGCGAGCGCGATGTCCCTGAACTCCAGGAAAAGAATGACAGGCGGCTGGCCTGCCACCGCGGCGGGATCGTTCCCCTGCTGGAGGCCGAAAACATCGGCAAGAGTTTCGGCAAGGTAAAAGTCCTGCAAGGCGTCGACCTCACCCTTTACGAAGGAGAAACGCTCGCCCTTGTCGGGGAGAGCGGCTCCGGAAAGACCACCCTGGCGAAAACCATTATGGGGCTGTTCAAGGCTGAGCAGGGAGAAGTCTTTTTGGAGGGCGAGCGGGTTGTTAAATGGGACAGGGGTTTTTATAAACGAATCCAGATAATCTTCCAGAATCCCAAAGAGTCGATCAGCCACCGGATGAACGTTTACCAGGCTGTCAAGGAGCCCCTTGACGTTCAGGGATGGGGCAGTGAGGCGGAAAAACTCGAAAAGGTGCGGCAGGTCTTGAATGAAGTGGAACTACCTGGAGATGAGGATTTCTTAAGGAAGTATCCCCATCACTTGAGTGGCGGCGAAGCGCAGAGAGTGGCGATTGCCCGCGCCCTCGTCCTCGACCCGAAGCTGCTCATTGCCGATGAACCCACTTCCGCGCTCGATGCCAGTGTCCAGGCGAAGATCTTGAAACTCCTCCTTAACCTTCAGGAGGCAAGGGGTTTGGCGCTTCTTTTAATTACCCACGACCTCGCCCTGGCCAGGAAGGTCAGCGACCGCATGGCAGTTATGCTCCAGGGCTTAATCATGGAAGAAGGGGCGACGAGTGAGATCGTCGACAACCCCCTTCACCCATATACGAGGTGCCTGGTGGAGGCAGCCCCCGCGCTGTCAGGAGAGCTTTTTGCGGGAACTGTGGGCTGCTTTATCGAGCGTCCCACGAAAAGCGAGGCTTCTGCCGGGGGCAGCCAGGGCTGTCCTTTTGTCCGGCGCTGTCCCGGCGCTCTCCTCAGGTGTAACCGGGAAAAGCCGGAATTGAAAGCCTGCTCCTCCCACCGGGTGGCCTGCTTTCTTGTTCATTGA
- a CDS encoding ABC transporter permease, translated as MHVNYWEEIRQDSFGKLGLVVITLIVAIAVFAPLLTRYQPHSYTGLVFSPPSIQHLLGTNDVGQDIWTQLLYGARTSLAVGCGVSLLSALLSVFVGCTAALFGRAYDRLVMRVVDAMIVVPPVIVVILVSAYLRPNIVLLIVVLAALLCPGGARVVRAQALSLKERVHVAAARTFGAGWPHLVLRHIVPDLGPVVVAVMVQDARRAVFMEAGLSFLGISDPTLVSWGKMMQQALAFFYLSVWKWWLLPPGVALSLTIIALTFIGYALEKALNPRLRRGEGNAGD; from the coding sequence GTGCACGTCAACTACTGGGAGGAGATCAGGCAGGACAGCTTCGGAAAACTTGGATTAGTGGTGATCACCTTGATCGTCGCGATTGCCGTCTTTGCCCCGCTACTCACCCGCTACCAACCGCACTCTTATACGGGTTTGGTGTTCAGCCCTCCCTCCATACAGCACCTGCTGGGGACCAACGACGTTGGCCAGGACATCTGGACCCAGCTCCTGTACGGGGCGCGCACTTCGCTTGCGGTTGGCTGCGGGGTTTCTCTGCTCTCTGCCCTGCTCAGCGTCTTTGTTGGGTGCACTGCCGCGCTCTTTGGCAGGGCTTACGACCGGCTGGTGATGCGGGTGGTGGATGCGATGATCGTCGTGCCTCCGGTGATTGTGGTGATTCTGGTTTCGGCTTATCTTCGCCCAAACATCGTCTTGCTGATCGTGGTGCTTGCTGCTCTTCTGTGCCCCGGAGGGGCGAGGGTTGTCAGAGCGCAGGCGCTTTCGCTCAAAGAGAGGGTCCATGTGGCCGCAGCCCGCACATTCGGTGCCGGGTGGCCGCACCTGGTTCTCCGCCACATCGTCCCTGACCTCGGTCCGGTGGTGGTGGCGGTGATGGTCCAGGACGCCCGGAGAGCGGTATTTATGGAAGCAGGGCTTTCTTTCCTGGGAATTTCAGATCCTACACTTGTCAGTTGGGGAAAGATGATGCAGCAGGCTCTCGCATTTTTCTACCTCAGCGTTTGGAAGTGGTGGCTTTTGCCGCCAGGTGTTGCTCTTTCCCTGACGATCATCGCCCTGACCTTCATCGGCTACGCCCTGGAGAAGGCCTTGAATCCGCGCTTGCGGAGAGGGGAAGGAAATGCTGGAGATTAG
- a CDS encoding ABC transporter permease, which yields MRKTSPGVSYLIAFFLLIALNFLLPRLLPGDPLQAIYGEEALIAMNPELKAEIIRRFSLDKTLSEQFTAYVSTLLRGDLGHSYYYNAPVSRMIVSFLPWTLLLVGLAVLVSNALGIVLGIESGYRRGRLLDKTLITGLMFLSGFPDFFMGILLLLFFGVALGAMPLAGAVTPYAGKTGISFVLDVLHHLLLPLLALALVRLTGSYLLTRNTMVTTLGEAFILTARAKGCRERVIRYRHAGKSSLLPVVTATGLQLAHLVTGALFVEIIFSYPGVGSLLYNSLLTRDYPLMQGILLAVTAVILVTNYLVDLLYARIDPRVLSGQQG from the coding sequence TTGAGGAAGACAAGCCCGGGAGTCAGCTACCTGATTGCCTTTTTTCTGCTCATCGCTTTGAACTTCTTGCTGCCGCGGCTTTTGCCCGGGGATCCCCTGCAGGCGATCTACGGGGAAGAGGCATTGATTGCCATGAACCCCGAGCTGAAAGCCGAAATCATCCGGCGGTTTTCTCTCGACAAGACCTTGAGCGAGCAGTTTACCGCCTATGTCTCGACCCTGCTGCGCGGCGACCTCGGGCATTCTTATTACTACAACGCTCCCGTTTCCAGGATGATCGTCAGCTTCCTCCCCTGGACCCTCCTCCTGGTCGGCCTTGCGGTCTTGGTTTCCAACGCTCTCGGCATCGTTCTAGGAATCGAGTCAGGCTACCGGCGCGGCCGCCTCTTGGACAAGACCCTGATTACAGGACTGATGTTTTTAAGCGGGTTCCCCGACTTTTTCATGGGTATCCTTTTGCTCCTCTTCTTCGGAGTCGCCTTAGGGGCGATGCCGCTCGCGGGGGCGGTTACGCCTTACGCCGGAAAAACAGGAATCAGCTTCGTTCTTGATGTCCTGCATCACTTGCTGCTTCCTCTGCTGGCGCTGGCCCTCGTCCGCCTCACGGGGAGCTATCTGTTGACCAGGAATACGATGGTCACTACTCTCGGTGAAGCCTTCATTCTCACGGCCAGGGCGAAAGGCTGCCGCGAAAGAGTAATCAGATACAGGCACGCCGGGAAAAGCTCGCTTTTGCCCGTAGTGACGGCAACCGGGCTCCAGCTTGCTCATTTAGTAACCGGTGCCCTTTTCGTCGAGATTATCTTTTCTTACCCTGGTGTGGGCTCGCTTCTATACAATTCCTTGCTGACGCGCGACTACCCCTTGATGCAGGGGATTCTCCTGGCGGTAACCGCCGTCATCCTGGTGACGAACTATCTGGTTGATCTCTTGTATGCCAGGATCGACCCGAGGGTCCTCTCTGGCCAGCAAGGATAA
- a CDS encoding ABC transporter substrate-binding protein, with product MSFRFRKSKQRAWQLLAFAVALSLIVFSAPGCGAQKAAKEKPAQSERIAVYAVADPTGDWGFPSPYAHYSRGPGYVRMSFIFDTLVWKDSKGYVPALAESWEYLKNENAYVFKLRKNATWHDGQEFTAGDVVFTFDYMKEHPYEWVDLSVVEKVEAVDDCTVKAYLTKPYAPFMDNIACTVPILPEHIWKDVQNPEQFQEKEALIGTGPFRLVDYNKAQGTYLYQAYDNYYQGKPKVEQLKFVKISDEMAASALRQKQVNAASIPPELAEDLKKEGFTVIESSHDWVAKLMINHKKAPFNDKKFRQALAYAIDRRQIVAACLRGHGLAGSPGIVPSDSHWFDPETEQYPYNPAKAGEILESLGYVKKDGYYQKGGRALELVLLVSGGGSSPGEREGEMIRQQLENAGIKVNLRSLEAKTLDNMVVEWKFDLALSGHGGIGGDPEILSKVIIGQGFNSARFVENKHLVDLLKKQQQATDGKERKKIVGEIQKVYAGEVPALPIYYPTWYLAHDGQVELFYTWQGIASGVPIALNKAAFVK from the coding sequence ATGAGTTTTCGCTTCCGCAAAAGCAAACAGAGGGCATGGCAGCTGCTGGCCTTTGCCGTTGCCTTAAGCTTAATCGTCTTCAGTGCGCCGGGGTGTGGGGCGCAGAAGGCTGCCAAAGAAAAGCCGGCCCAGAGCGAAAGGATCGCCGTCTATGCGGTTGCCGATCCCACCGGCGACTGGGGTTTCCCCTCACCGTACGCCCACTATTCACGGGGTCCGGGTTATGTGCGGATGAGCTTCATTTTCGACACTTTGGTCTGGAAGGACAGCAAAGGCTATGTCCCTGCCCTCGCTGAGAGCTGGGAGTATCTCAAGAATGAAAACGCCTATGTCTTCAAGCTCCGGAAGAATGCTACCTGGCACGACGGGCAGGAGTTCACTGCCGGCGATGTGGTCTTTACTTTCGACTACATGAAGGAACACCCCTACGAGTGGGTTGATCTCAGCGTTGTGGAAAAGGTCGAGGCTGTTGATGACTGCACTGTGAAGGCCTACTTGACCAAGCCCTACGCTCCTTTTATGGACAACATCGCCTGCACTGTTCCCATTCTTCCTGAGCACATCTGGAAAGATGTTCAAAATCCCGAGCAGTTCCAGGAAAAGGAAGCACTGATCGGAACCGGGCCCTTTAGGCTTGTTGACTACAACAAGGCTCAGGGGACTTACCTTTACCAGGCCTATGACAATTACTACCAGGGGAAGCCGAAGGTGGAGCAGCTGAAGTTCGTGAAAATAAGCGATGAAATGGCCGCCAGCGCCTTGAGACAGAAGCAGGTCAATGCCGCCAGCATTCCCCCTGAGCTCGCGGAGGACCTGAAAAAGGAAGGGTTTACGGTCATCGAGAGCTCTCACGACTGGGTCGCCAAGCTGATGATCAACCACAAGAAGGCCCCGTTCAACGACAAGAAGTTCAGACAGGCCCTGGCTTACGCCATCGACCGCCGGCAGATCGTCGCTGCCTGCCTCCGCGGGCACGGGCTGGCAGGAAGCCCGGGGATCGTCCCTTCAGACAGCCACTGGTTCGATCCTGAAACCGAGCAGTATCCATACAACCCCGCAAAAGCAGGGGAAATCTTAGAAAGCCTGGGCTATGTGAAAAAGGACGGTTACTACCAGAAGGGCGGGAGGGCGCTCGAGCTCGTGCTCCTTGTCTCGGGAGGCGGCAGCTCTCCTGGGGAACGCGAAGGGGAGATGATCAGGCAGCAGCTGGAAAACGCCGGCATCAAAGTCAACCTGCGGAGCCTGGAAGCGAAGACCCTGGACAACATGGTGGTCGAATGGAAGTTCGATCTCGCCTTGAGCGGTCACGGGGGAATTGGGGGAGATCCGGAGATCTTGAGCAAGGTGATCATCGGCCAGGGCTTCAACAGCGCCAGGTTTGTTGAGAACAAGCATCTTGTAGATCTTTTGAAAAAGCAGCAGCAGGCGACAGACGGGAAGGAGCGCAAAAAGATCGTCGGCGAGATCCAGAAGGTGTATGCCGGGGAAGTTCCGGCTCTGCCGATCTACTACCCGACCTGGTATCTGGCGCATGACGGCCAGGTGGAGCTTTTCTACACCTGGCAGGGAATCGCCAGCGGCGTTCCTATCGCCCTGAACAAGGCGGCTTTTGTGAAATAA
- a CDS encoding MogA/MoaB family molybdenum cofactor biosynthesis protein, producing the protein MKVAILTASDQGARGAREDRSAALIKEMVASIEGEVVAYDVVPDEKDELVAKLIAYSDHQQVDLVLTTGGTGLAPRDVTPEATLEVIDRLIPGIPEAMRAAGLKHTPRAMLSRAVAGSRGKTLIINLPGSPRAVRENLEVILPALPHALEILQGRGGECARQE; encoded by the coding sequence ATGAAGGTGGCGATTTTGACGGCGAGCGACCAGGGCGCGCGGGGAGCGCGGGAAGACCGCAGCGCTGCTCTCATTAAAGAAATGGTTGCTTCAATTGAAGGAGAGGTTGTTGCTTACGATGTTGTTCCAGACGAAAAAGATGAACTGGTTGCAAAGCTGATTGCATACTCCGATCACCAACAGGTGGATCTAGTGCTGACAACCGGAGGCACCGGCCTCGCTCCTCGCGACGTGACCCCCGAGGCGACCCTCGAGGTAATTGATCGGCTCATTCCGGGAATTCCCGAGGCAATGCGCGCTGCAGGCCTCAAACATACTCCCCGTGCAATGCTTTCGCGTGCCGTCGCGGGGAGCCGCGGCAAAACCTTGATCATCAACCTCCCGGGGAGCCCGCGCGCCGTTCGGGAGAACCTGGAAGTGATTTTACCGGCACTTCCTCATGCTCTTGAAATTCTTCAGGGGCGGGGAGGAGAATGTGCCCGCCAGGAGTAA
- a CDS encoding MOSC domain-containing protein: MGKIVAVCTSVNKGERKTNIGQAMLIENFGLEGDAHAGPWHRQVSLLALESIKKMQEQGLQVGPGDFAENITTEGIELTTLPLGTRIRLGEHALGEVTQVGKECHSRCAIYYQAGDCVMPREGIFIRVLKSGPVKVGDPVEVVLPECG, from the coding sequence ATGGGAAAGATCGTAGCGGTATGCACGAGTGTGAATAAGGGAGAGCGCAAGACCAACATCGGACAGGCGATGCTGATTGAAAATTTCGGCCTTGAAGGGGATGCCCACGCAGGGCCCTGGCACCGTCAGGTCAGCCTCCTCGCCCTGGAAAGCATCAAAAAGATGCAGGAACAGGGGCTGCAGGTGGGGCCGGGAGATTTTGCGGAAAATATCACGACCGAGGGGATTGAGCTTACAACCCTTCCCCTGGGAACCAGGATTCGTTTGGGTGAACATGCTCTCGGGGAAGTGACGCAGGTCGGAAAAGAGTGCCATTCAAGGTGTGCCATTTACTACCAGGCAGGGGATTGCGTGATGCCCCGCGAGGGGATTTTTATCCGCGTCTTAAAAAGCGGTCCCGTGAAAGTGGGTGACCCCGTTGAAGTGGTCTTACCGGAATGCGGTTAA
- the moaC gene encoding cyclic pyranopterin monophosphate synthase MoaC: protein MAGLTHFDPQGRARMVDVGGKAETAREARARGKVLMAPETLNLIKSGGIAKGDVLGVAQVAGIMAAKRTPELIPMCHPLLLDGVSLSFRFDEGHGAVEIEARVKSRGKTGVEMEALTAVSVAALTIYDMCKAVDRGMVVAEIRLVEKSGGKSGTFLREGEEEWERS from the coding sequence TTGGCTGGATTAACCCATTTTGATCCGCAGGGCCGCGCCCGCATGGTTGATGTGGGAGGAAAGGCTGAAACGGCGCGCGAGGCAAGGGCGCGGGGCAAGGTTTTGATGGCGCCGGAAACGTTAAATTTAATTAAAAGCGGCGGGATCGCGAAAGGGGATGTTTTAGGGGTGGCGCAGGTTGCAGGGATCATGGCAGCAAAGCGGACCCCCGAACTGATCCCGATGTGCCATCCCTTGTTGCTGGACGGTGTAAGTTTAAGCTTCCGGTTTGATGAAGGGCACGGCGCCGTTGAAATTGAAGCGCGGGTCAAGAGCCGGGGGAAAACCGGGGTGGAAATGGAGGCCCTGACTGCCGTAAGCGTAGCTGCATTGACGATTTACGACATGTGCAAGGCGGTGGACCGGGGGATGGTGGTTGCTGAAATCCGGCTTGTGGAAAAATCGGGCGGCAAGAGCGGCACTTTTCTACGGGAGGGAGAAGAAGAATGGGAAAGATCGTAG